A genome region from Thermococcus onnurineus NA1 includes the following:
- a CDS encoding S9 family peptidase, translating into MSSIEWNEKTFSRFAYLGDPQIKGDRVAYVLTKANMKDNRYENTVVVEDIETGTRRFIENASMPRFSPDGRKLAFMRPNGEKRTSEIWVADVETLSAKKVLEAKNVRFIQWNDDSRRLLVVGFKRRDDEDFIFEDDVPVWFDNMGFFDGEKTTFWVLDTESEEILEEFEKPRFSSGIWHGNAIVVNVPHREEGKPAFFKFTDIYLWRDGDEEKLFEKVSFQAVDSDGKTILLRGKPEKKKLSEHDFLYLYDGELKAINEHLGRNTGQAKLDGGRVYFTLYEAGSINLYLWDGDVEPITVGEHWVMGFDVDGGKVAMLIETATRLRELYLYDGELKQLTDYNGPLFERLRTFEPRHFRFKSLDLEIDGWYIRPELKEDEKAPVIVFVHGGPKGMYGHYFKYEMQLMASKGYYIVFVNPRGSNGYDEDFALRVLERTGLEDFQDILNGIEAFFRLEPQADRERVGITGISYGGFMTNWALTQNELFKAGISENGISYWLTSYAFSDIGLWFDKEVIGDDPLNNENYRKLSPLFYVENVKAPILLIHSLEDYRCPLDQSVMFYHALKDLGKEAYIAIFKRGAHGHSIRGSPKHRAKRYKLFVEFFERKLKKYEEGFDVEKILKGLE; encoded by the coding sequence ATGAGCAGCATCGAATGGAACGAAAAGACCTTTTCTAGGTTTGCTTACCTGGGCGACCCCCAGATCAAGGGAGATAGGGTCGCCTACGTTCTGACCAAGGCCAACATGAAGGACAACAGGTACGAGAATACTGTGGTGGTTGAGGACATCGAAACTGGAACAAGGCGCTTCATCGAGAACGCTTCCATGCCTCGCTTTTCTCCGGATGGCAGGAAGCTCGCCTTCATGAGGCCCAACGGGGAGAAGAGGACTTCCGAGATATGGGTTGCCGACGTTGAAACGCTTAGCGCCAAGAAGGTTCTAGAGGCTAAAAACGTCCGCTTCATCCAGTGGAACGACGATTCCCGGCGTCTCCTTGTTGTAGGCTTCAAGCGCAGGGACGATGAGGACTTCATCTTCGAGGACGATGTCCCTGTGTGGTTCGACAACATGGGCTTCTTCGACGGCGAGAAGACCACCTTCTGGGTTCTCGACACCGAGAGCGAGGAGATACTCGAGGAGTTTGAGAAGCCTCGCTTCAGTTCGGGTATCTGGCACGGCAACGCCATAGTCGTCAACGTTCCTCACCGCGAGGAGGGCAAGCCCGCCTTCTTCAAGTTCACCGATATCTACCTCTGGCGCGATGGAGATGAGGAGAAACTCTTCGAGAAGGTTTCCTTCCAGGCGGTTGATTCCGACGGCAAAACCATCCTCCTTCGCGGCAAGCCCGAGAAGAAAAAGCTCAGCGAGCACGACTTCCTCTACCTCTACGACGGCGAGCTGAAGGCTATAAATGAACACCTCGGCAGGAATACAGGCCAGGCTAAGCTAGACGGTGGCAGAGTCTACTTCACCCTCTACGAGGCTGGCAGTATCAACCTCTACCTGTGGGATGGTGATGTTGAGCCGATAACCGTTGGCGAGCACTGGGTCATGGGCTTCGACGTCGACGGTGGAAAGGTTGCGATGCTCATCGAGACGGCAACGCGCTTGAGGGAGCTCTACCTCTACGACGGCGAACTTAAGCAGCTCACCGACTACAACGGGCCGCTCTTTGAGAGGCTCAGGACCTTTGAGCCGAGGCACTTCAGGTTTAAGTCCCTCGACCTCGAGATAGACGGCTGGTACATCAGGCCAGAGCTGAAGGAGGACGAGAAGGCCCCGGTCATAGTCTTCGTCCACGGCGGGCCGAAGGGAATGTACGGCCACTACTTCAAGTACGAGATGCAGCTGATGGCGAGTAAGGGCTACTACATCGTCTTTGTCAATCCGAGGGGAAGCAACGGCTATGACGAGGACTTTGCGCTCCGCGTCCTTGAAAGGACTGGCTTAGAAGACTTTCAGGATATACTCAACGGAATCGAGGCGTTCTTCAGGCTTGAACCGCAGGCCGACCGCGAGAGAGTTGGAATAACGGGCATCAGCTACGGTGGATTCATGACCAACTGGGCGCTGACGCAGAACGAGCTCTTCAAGGCTGGAATAAGTGAGAACGGCATAAGCTACTGGCTGACGAGCTACGCTTTCTCCGATATAGGTCTCTGGTTCGACAAGGAGGTAATCGGGGACGACCCGCTGAACAACGAGAACTACAGAAAGCTCAGCCCGCTCTTCTACGTCGAGAACGTCAAGGCACCGATACTGCTCATCCATTCGCTGGAGGACTACCGCTGCCCGCTCGACCAGAGCGTCATGTTCTACCACGCCCTCAAGGACCTCGGCAAGGAGGCCTACATAGCGATATTCAAGCGCGGTGCTCACGGCCACAGCATAAGGGGTTCTCCAAAGCACAGGGCCAAGCGCTACAAGCTCTTCGTGGAGTTCTTCGAGAGGAAGCTCAAGAAGTACGAGGAAGGTTTCGATGTGGAGAAGATTCTGAAGGGCTTAGAGTGA
- a CDS encoding phosphotransferase yields MFDHLISRAQLERFYSHLEGLGLAEIKPYAKGTTSLIFRARLGEKSVIVKLQRPDSPRMNFKREAEIIKILEPYEITPRLVDYGTFEGLEYLIREFAEGEIIFYAEVEKRHLFEIVHKTALLDRLGLDHGQIQGGKHIIVGERVWLIDFEKAGFRKPKNLTSAMAMLFINDNYISRRIREKFSVGESFLDEMKKELRNYKRTGNLSGLLGLLSRL; encoded by the coding sequence ATGTTCGACCACCTGATAAGCAGAGCTCAGCTGGAGCGCTTTTACTCTCACCTGGAAGGGTTAGGATTGGCCGAAATAAAGCCTTACGCCAAAGGGACGACGAGCCTTATTTTCAGAGCCAGGTTAGGGGAAAAAAGCGTCATAGTTAAGCTCCAGCGTCCGGATTCCCCTAGGATGAACTTCAAGAGAGAGGCAGAGATCATCAAGATACTCGAGCCATACGAGATAACGCCCCGGCTTGTAGACTACGGAACCTTTGAGGGCCTCGAATATCTCATCCGCGAGTTTGCAGAGGGTGAGATAATCTTCTATGCCGAGGTTGAAAAGCGCCATCTCTTCGAGATAGTCCATAAAACGGCCCTCCTTGACAGGCTCGGCCTCGACCACGGCCAGATACAGGGCGGAAAGCACATAATAGTTGGGGAGCGCGTCTGGCTTATAGACTTCGAGAAGGCCGGCTTCAGGAAGCCCAAGAACCTCACATCGGCGATGGCCATGCTCTTCATCAACGACAACTACATCTCGCGCAGGATAAGGGAAAAGTTCAGCGTTGGGGAATCTTTTCTAGACGAAATGAAGAAAGAACTGAGGAACTACAAAAGAACCGGAAACCTCTCAGGCCTTCTGGGACTTCTTTCTCGCCTTTAG
- a CDS encoding Lrp/AsnC family transcriptional regulator, whose protein sequence is MVTAFILMVTAAGKEREVMEKLLAMPEVKEAYVVYGEYDLVVKVETDTLKDLDQFITEKIRKMSEIQMTSTMIAI, encoded by the coding sequence ATGGTGACGGCTTTTATTTTGATGGTTACGGCCGCTGGAAAGGAAAGGGAAGTTATGGAGAAGCTTCTCGCCATGCCGGAGGTTAAAGAAGCATACGTCGTCTACGGCGAGTACGACCTCGTAGTTAAGGTTGAGACCGACACGCTCAAGGATCTGGACCAGTTCATCACTGAGAAGATAAGGAAAATGTCCGAGATACAGATGACCTCGACGATGATAGCCATCTGA
- a CDS encoding ABC transporter permease, which produces MGSEIFRRTELRNARLNVSLAAPVPSRGITGLFLKISVHSKRFLAFVVFTGFMAFLQKGSLDKYFTYYGIPGLLSRMPHAMCGFMVPLVVLPLGAMAVNSAVENGTVRVLLSKPLRRRDFFAGSFLGDSLALFLGTALYASFIATYSVHIGAPVSKTFELTIVFGALLYFSLLQYLALGYLLSTLSKGKVSLLTALFLAFLLDFAVPLLIVTSWRDNLFSVAHYIPSPSLQNMVISMAVAPNRGLPPKSVGEVLNLPGNLAMLLLPTLLYLALSWLRFRKADLR; this is translated from the coding sequence GTGGGTTCCGAGATTTTCCGGAGAACGGAGCTTAGGAACGCTCGACTCAACGTCTCCCTGGCAGCCCCCGTCCCGTCCCGCGGCATCACCGGTCTCTTCCTTAAGATCAGCGTGCATAGCAAGCGTTTCCTGGCCTTTGTGGTCTTCACGGGTTTTATGGCCTTTCTTCAGAAGGGAAGCCTCGACAAGTACTTCACCTACTATGGCATTCCGGGACTTCTGTCCAGAATGCCCCACGCAATGTGTGGTTTCATGGTTCCATTGGTGGTGCTCCCCTTAGGTGCGATGGCCGTAAACTCCGCCGTGGAAAACGGTACGGTAAGGGTTTTGCTGAGCAAGCCTTTGAGGAGGAGGGACTTCTTCGCCGGGAGCTTTCTGGGGGACTCTCTTGCCCTGTTCCTCGGAACGGCCCTGTACGCTTCCTTCATAGCTACATATTCGGTACACATCGGCGCCCCCGTTTCCAAGACCTTCGAACTCACGATTGTTTTTGGGGCGCTTCTTTACTTTTCCCTCCTCCAGTACCTTGCCCTGGGCTACCTCCTTTCCACACTCTCAAAGGGAAAAGTTTCCCTCCTAACGGCACTGTTCCTGGCGTTTCTCCTTGACTTTGCGGTGCCCCTCCTTATAGTGACTTCGTGGCGGGATAACCTCTTCAGCGTTGCCCACTACATTCCAAGCCCGTCCCTCCAGAACATGGTTATCTCGATGGCCGTTGCCCCAAATAGGGGACTTCCACCAAAGTCGGTTGGAGAAGTTTTGAACTTGCCCGGAAACCTCGCTATGCTCCTCCTACCGACGCTCCTTTACCTCGCCCTCTCCTGGCTGAGGTTCAGAAAAGCAGATCTGAGGTGA
- a CDS encoding TIGR00153 family protein has protein sequence MQVWTKLFAKSPFKPLIKHADVVLQTVETLEKALRLWYEGNFEEMERVAIEVDRLEDVADRIKEEIRDSLSSKLLMAVAREDVLVYLHMQDKVADAAEDTAKWLLIKRPNEIPADIKDIILQMGTESIKAAKLVHEAIVQMDRVIESGFTEKEIEREYEIIREIESVESKIDGLDTRLMQLVFEKENELSWGDGFYILNIARTLSNISDKAKDSAERIRLMMNK, from the coding sequence ATGCAGGTGTGGACCAAACTCTTCGCGAAGAGCCCGTTCAAGCCTCTAATTAAGCACGCTGATGTGGTTCTCCAGACGGTTGAGACCCTCGAGAAGGCCCTTCGCCTCTGGTACGAGGGGAACTTCGAGGAGATGGAGAGGGTGGCCATCGAGGTCGACCGCCTCGAGGACGTCGCCGACAGGATAAAGGAGGAAATAAGGGACTCCCTCAGCTCCAAGCTTCTCATGGCCGTCGCGAGGGAGGATGTTCTCGTATACCTCCACATGCAGGACAAGGTTGCCGACGCTGCTGAAGACACCGCCAAGTGGCTCCTCATCAAGAGACCGAATGAAATCCCGGCCGATATTAAGGATATAATCCTCCAGATGGGGACGGAGAGCATCAAAGCTGCTAAGCTTGTCCATGAGGCTATAGTCCAGATGGATCGCGTCATAGAGAGCGGCTTCACCGAGAAGGAAATCGAGAGGGAGTACGAGATAATCAGGGAGATAGAGAGCGTCGAGAGTAAGATAGACGGACTCGATACGAGGCTCATGCAGCTCGTCTTCGAGAAGGAGAACGAGCTGAGCTGGGGCGACGGTTTCTACATCCTCAACATAGCAAGAACTCTCAGCAATATATCCGACAAGGCCAAGGATTCGGCGGAAAGAATAAGGCTCATGATGAACAAGTGA
- a CDS encoding inorganic phosphate transporter, with the protein MISVDPWLLITIVLGFAMAWAIGANDAANSMSTAVGAKAITPKQAVIIAGILEFTGAYFFGKSVTETIRKGILYPDKITDPTVLIYGSIAALLAATIWLVAATKFGLPVSTTHSIIGGIAGYGIAYAGLGIVNWDKMAQVVLSWILSPVIGALMAYFIFKALTKSIFESGNPVRSARIWSPFWIGMAFVVIGAMFYIKVLHGSDLKTGVIFYGIPLGIIVFILSYFLIKVRFPSSDPYIGVESIFKKVQVVTSAYVALAHGANDVANAIGPVAAVYAVATMGLAGMQVPVPRWILVLGGVGIAVGVATYGYRVMETVGKKITELTNTRGFTIDFSAATVVLVASWLGMPISTTHTVVGAVIGIGLARGVKAINKNIVRDIIISWFVTVPIAAVVSAIIFKVLMVVG; encoded by the coding sequence GTGATAAGCGTGGATCCATGGCTGCTGATAACCATCGTTCTTGGATTTGCGATGGCATGGGCCATCGGTGCCAATGATGCCGCAAATTCTATGAGCACTGCTGTCGGTGCGAAGGCGATAACTCCGAAGCAGGCCGTGATCATAGCGGGTATCCTCGAGTTCACCGGAGCCTACTTCTTCGGCAAGAGCGTCACAGAGACGATAAGGAAGGGCATACTCTACCCCGACAAAATCACAGATCCAACGGTTCTTATATACGGCTCAATAGCGGCCCTGCTTGCTGCAACGATTTGGCTGGTAGCGGCTACCAAATTCGGACTCCCGGTTTCAACGACGCACTCGATCATAGGTGGCATAGCGGGCTACGGGATAGCCTACGCCGGCCTGGGCATCGTCAACTGGGACAAGATGGCGCAGGTCGTCCTTAGCTGGATACTGTCCCCGGTAATAGGTGCCCTAATGGCTTACTTCATCTTCAAGGCCCTTACCAAGAGCATTTTCGAAAGCGGAAATCCTGTGAGAAGTGCGAGGATATGGTCTCCCTTCTGGATAGGCATGGCCTTCGTGGTCATCGGGGCCATGTTCTACATCAAGGTTCTCCACGGGAGTGACCTCAAGACGGGGGTCATTTTCTATGGAATACCTCTTGGCATAATCGTTTTCATCCTCAGCTACTTCCTCATAAAGGTCCGCTTCCCCTCGAGCGACCCGTACATTGGCGTTGAGAGCATATTCAAGAAGGTGCAGGTGGTCACCTCTGCCTACGTGGCTTTAGCTCATGGAGCCAATGACGTCGCCAACGCAATAGGCCCTGTTGCCGCCGTTTACGCCGTCGCAACGATGGGTCTGGCTGGAATGCAGGTGCCCGTTCCGAGGTGGATTCTCGTCCTCGGTGGAGTAGGCATAGCGGTTGGCGTCGCAACCTACGGCTACCGCGTCATGGAGACGGTCGGCAAGAAAATAACAGAGCTTACCAATACAAGGGGCTTCACCATAGACTTCTCCGCTGCAACGGTGGTTCTCGTGGCTTCCTGGCTCGGAATGCCGATCTCAACGACCCACACGGTGGTCGGTGCCGTCATAGGTATAGGCTTGGCTAGGGGAGTAAAGGCAATAAACAAAAACATCGTGAGGGATATAATAATCTCCTGGTTCGTGACGGTTCCGATAGCGGCCGTTGTGAGCGCCATTATATTCAAGGTGCTTATGGTGGTGGGGTGA
- a CDS encoding metallophosphoesterase family protein: MKKATFAILLVFVVLVSGCIGSSGTTETTGTSTSPTSTPSEGIDFDSYEKGQVLTGWYNLADVSKVYVSEGYEDLAKHYFPDAQILPAKDYTGGVAILSPADARALLKGKPILITVNDYFGYIIYKLGVKFVGKDKGIFAVFNQDGKAYYVFTGTSKAGAGAAVEYALELKNGGSVSTDDVVRMGDFEGVLVKVIGDNNWNGIPDEGEHWYLDSFKIKEPFIYYWRVVEGENVTVKGGFISNVNGSTVYIHALSFNITVEVKNAKGIELTYIIENTNPEVLQLPEGTEAENTWVKFTTSADSFNIAPKELGDYKIIAFGDHRSDGGTEVPEVFLKIMEEINNNEEDAVFIIDSGDLIYSGTVDQWAALLDEWEWEKPIFIAPGNHEYRGEGINIYHMLFGPTDYSFVLGDYYYIFMNNIENDYSLSDEQWVWLQDELEKAEEMGKRPVIVMHAPPVDPRPEGDHGMNPTDGKRLLQLMKEYNAFGIFGHIHMFWYGEKDGAEFVVAGAAGAPLYASPDEGGFDHYTRLFMATDGSIGVEPVKVEP, from the coding sequence ATGAAGAAAGCCACTTTTGCAATCCTGCTCGTCTTCGTTGTGCTGGTCTCGGGATGTATCGGCTCCAGCGGAACCACCGAGACAACGGGAACGTCGACGTCTCCAACTTCTACGCCTTCAGAGGGCATAGACTTCGATAGCTATGAGAAGGGTCAGGTTCTGACAGGGTGGTACAACCTTGCGGACGTCTCAAAGGTCTACGTGAGTGAAGGCTACGAGGATTTGGCCAAGCACTACTTCCCGGACGCTCAGATTCTTCCAGCTAAGGACTACACTGGTGGCGTCGCGATCCTCTCTCCCGCTGACGCAAGGGCTCTCCTTAAGGGTAAGCCGATTCTCATCACAGTCAACGACTATTTCGGTTACATCATCTACAAGCTCGGCGTCAAGTTCGTTGGCAAGGATAAGGGTATCTTCGCTGTCTTTAACCAGGATGGAAAAGCCTACTACGTCTTCACCGGAACGAGTAAGGCGGGGGCAGGTGCTGCCGTTGAATACGCGCTGGAACTTAAGAACGGCGGAAGCGTTAGCACGGACGATGTTGTCAGGATGGGTGACTTTGAGGGAGTTTTGGTTAAGGTCATAGGCGACAACAATTGGAACGGAATCCCGGACGAGGGCGAACACTGGTATCTTGACTCCTTCAAGATCAAGGAGCCGTTCATCTACTATTGGCGCGTCGTTGAGGGAGAAAACGTGACGGTCAAGGGTGGTTTCATAAGCAACGTGAACGGCTCTACCGTCTACATTCACGCTTTGAGCTTTAACATCACTGTTGAGGTAAAGAATGCCAAGGGCATTGAGCTAACGTACATCATTGAAAACACCAATCCGGAAGTCCTCCAGCTTCCGGAGGGTACCGAAGCGGAAAACACATGGGTAAAGTTCACCACGAGCGCAGATTCATTCAACATAGCTCCCAAGGAGCTTGGCGACTATAAGATTATAGCCTTCGGTGACCACAGATCGGACGGCGGCACGGAGGTCCCTGAGGTGTTCCTTAAAATAATGGAGGAGATAAACAATAATGAAGAAGATGCCGTGTTCATCATAGACAGCGGTGACCTTATCTATTCGGGAACGGTTGACCAGTGGGCGGCCCTGCTTGATGAGTGGGAGTGGGAGAAGCCGATATTCATTGCCCCGGGTAACCACGAGTACAGGGGAGAGGGAATAAACATTTATCATATGCTCTTCGGTCCGACAGATTACTCCTTTGTTCTCGGGGATTACTACTACATCTTCATGAACAACATCGAGAACGACTACAGCCTGAGCGACGAACAGTGGGTCTGGCTCCAGGATGAGCTTGAGAAGGCCGAGGAGATGGGTAAGAGGCCCGTCATAGTAATGCATGCACCGCCCGTTGATCCCAGGCCTGAGGGAGACCACGGCATGAACCCAACCGATGGAAAGAGGCTCCTTCAGCTTATGAAGGAGTACAATGCCTTTGGAATCTTTGGCCACATCCATATGTTCTGGTACGGCGAGAAGGATGGTGCTGAGTTCGTAGTAGCCGGCGCTGCAGGGGCCCCGCTCTACGCTTCACCTGACGAGGGCGGCTTTGACCACTACACGAGGCTGTTCATGGCAACCGATGGAAGCATTGGGGTTGAGCCCGTCAAGGTTGAACCCTGA
- a CDS encoding cupin domain-containing protein, whose amino-acid sequence MFVGHYTEVPEKDTGFEGVTIRWLVSPKLGAKNFAMRYFVLKKGAEIPLHSHDWEHEIFIMKGEGIITNGNEEHHVKAGNFLYVPPNEPHGYKALSETFEFLCLIPVKREAIPDDEWA is encoded by the coding sequence ATGTTTGTCGGACACTACACCGAGGTGCCCGAGAAAGACACCGGTTTTGAGGGAGTGACCATCAGATGGCTCGTTTCCCCGAAGCTCGGGGCCAAGAACTTCGCGATGAGGTATTTCGTCCTCAAGAAGGGTGCTGAGATACCCCTCCACAGTCATGACTGGGAGCACGAGATATTCATCATGAAGGGCGAAGGAATAATAACTAACGGGAATGAAGAGCACCACGTTAAGGCTGGAAACTTCCTCTACGTCCCGCCCAATGAGCCCCACGGCTACAAGGCACTGAGCGAAACCTTCGAGTTTCTCTGTCTGATTCCGGTCAAACGGGAAGCCATTCCAGACGACGAATGGGCCTAG
- a CDS encoding signal peptidase I has protein sequence MNVKHRDILSILTYLLLFFVILVVVLKFIFGFQYVVILTDSMKPNINPNDLVVTYPSHNVHVGDVILYNIEIGNSTYRILHRVAEIRTDENGQIYYITKGDNRERPDPWVVYPEQVIGKPLLVIPKIGVIWYHTPLIILGLIMIFVASLAYDLAWAFLEEPPIPPKSRKAYFQLLRRKKIKVYHYKRR, from the coding sequence ATGAATGTTAAGCACCGTGATATCCTTTCCATTTTGACTTACCTTCTCCTGTTCTTCGTCATCCTAGTAGTTGTCCTTAAGTTCATCTTCGGCTTTCAGTACGTTGTCATCCTTACTGACTCAATGAAGCCAAACATCAATCCCAACGACCTCGTTGTTACGTATCCCTCTCACAATGTTCACGTTGGTGATGTTATCCTATACAACATCGAGATTGGAAACTCCACTTATAGAATCCTTCACAGGGTTGCCGAAATCCGCACGGATGAAAACGGACAGATCTATTACATTACTAAGGGAGACAACCGTGAGAGACCTGATCCATGGGTGGTATATCCCGAGCAGGTCATCGGCAAACCTCTCCTCGTCATCCCCAAAATCGGCGTCATCTGGTACCACACCCCTCTGATAATCCTCGGTCTCATTATGATATTCGTAGCCTCCCTTGCATATGACCTCGCATGGGCGTTTCTTGAAGAACCCCCAATCCCCCCCAAATCCAGAAAAGCTTATTTTCAACTCCTTAGGAGAAAGAAAATAAAGGTCTATCACTACAAGCGCCGCTAG
- a CDS encoding tRNA (N(6)-L-threonylcarbamoyladenosine(37)-C(2))-methylthiotransferase, with amino-acid sequence MIKVHVETYGCTRNKADAEIMEAILLRAGYELVETPESADYVVVNTCAVKDPTEKHMRERIKELLDSGKRVIVTGCLTHVNPDIIDPRVSGILGVKSIDRIAEAIDLAERDGKLVSVEGWRERSLDKLGLPRLWRSGVAFVVPISEGCLNACTYCATRFARGVLKSYKPELVVKWVKEALARGYREIQLSSEDTGCYGFDIGTNLAELLDEITSIEGEFRIRVGMMNPNHAIKFLDELIEAYQDEKVYKFLHLPVQSGDNEVLRRMGRTYTVEEFEEIVNEFRRKIPGLNLNTDIIVGFPGETEEAFQNTVELVKRVRPDKINVSRYSPRPGTIAAKWKQLPGWKVKERSRLLHRLRLQIAYEINQNYVGREIEVLIHGEGKKGGVEGRTFNYKDIILDGGAPGELINARVTWAGSTYLKGTVLH; translated from the coding sequence ATGATAAAGGTTCACGTTGAGACCTACGGCTGCACCAGGAATAAAGCGGACGCCGAAATAATGGAGGCAATCCTCCTTAGAGCGGGCTATGAGTTAGTGGAGACTCCGGAAAGTGCTGACTACGTTGTTGTGAACACCTGCGCCGTAAAGGACCCTACCGAGAAGCACATGAGGGAGCGCATAAAAGAGCTCCTTGATTCTGGTAAAAGAGTCATCGTTACGGGTTGCCTCACACACGTCAACCCTGATATAATAGACCCTCGCGTTTCTGGAATACTTGGAGTAAAGAGCATAGACAGAATAGCTGAGGCAATAGACCTTGCCGAGCGCGACGGAAAGCTGGTGAGTGTTGAAGGCTGGCGCGAGAGAAGTCTTGACAAGCTTGGGCTTCCCCGCCTTTGGAGAAGTGGCGTTGCCTTCGTGGTTCCGATAAGCGAGGGCTGCCTCAACGCGTGCACCTACTGTGCAACGCGCTTCGCTCGTGGGGTTCTCAAGAGTTACAAACCTGAACTCGTGGTTAAGTGGGTCAAGGAGGCTTTGGCGCGCGGATACAGGGAGATACAGCTTTCCAGCGAGGACACTGGCTGCTACGGCTTCGATATTGGGACCAACTTGGCGGAGCTTCTCGATGAGATAACGTCCATAGAAGGAGAGTTCAGGATAAGGGTCGGCATGATGAACCCGAACCATGCAATAAAGTTCCTTGACGAGCTGATTGAGGCCTATCAGGACGAGAAAGTCTACAAGTTCCTCCACCTGCCTGTTCAGAGCGGGGACAACGAAGTGCTGAGGAGAATGGGGCGCACTTACACCGTTGAGGAGTTCGAGGAGATAGTTAACGAATTCAGAAGGAAGATTCCCGGGCTGAACCTTAACACGGACATCATAGTCGGCTTCCCTGGAGAGACCGAGGAAGCATTCCAGAACACAGTGGAACTGGTTAAGAGGGTGAGGCCTGATAAGATAAACGTTTCCCGCTATTCGCCGAGACCTGGAACGATAGCTGCCAAATGGAAGCAGCTGCCCGGCTGGAAGGTCAAGGAGCGCTCTCGCTTGCTCCACAGGCTCAGACTCCAGATCGCCTACGAGATAAACCAGAACTACGTTGGAAGGGAGATTGAGGTTCTCATCCACGGTGAGGGCAAAAAGGGCGGAGTGGAGGGCAGGACTTTCAACTACAAAGACATAATACTTGATGGTGGGGCACCAGGAGAACTGATAAACGCCAGGGTCACTTGGGCAGGTTCCACATATCTTAAAGGCACTGTTTTACACTGA
- a CDS encoding TRAM domain-containing protein has protein sequence MYGNGFDGGYEAPVKVGERYRVKIEGLGKGGDGIAKIKGFVIFVPNTQVGDEVEIVINSVKRKFAFGEVI, from the coding sequence ATGTATGGAAATGGATTTGACGGTGGCTACGAAGCCCCTGTTAAGGTTGGAGAAAGGTATAGAGTTAAGATCGAGGGCCTTGGAAAAGGTGGCGATGGTATCGCCAAGATAAAGGGCTTCGTTATCTTCGTCCCGAACACTCAGGTCGGCGACGAGGTTGAGATCGTCATAAACTCAGTCAAGAGAAAGTTCGCTTTTGGAGAGGTTATTTGA